In Lagopus muta isolate bLagMut1 chromosome 31, bLagMut1 primary, whole genome shotgun sequence, a genomic segment contains:
- the LOC125686090 gene encoding ubiquitin carboxyl-terminal hydrolase 48-like — protein MLATLHCASLPPATRVVRAGPIFRGHIPVSSYLLLYLPVFCKQNATRKIRLLRLPCTLNLQLIRLMSDRQTCQRKKLNTYIGFPELLDMKPFMEQKSGAYLYELSAILIHQGMSAYSGHYIAHVKDPQTGEWYRFNDEDTEKMEGKKLQLGMEEDLAKPSKSQTRKPKCGKRMHCSCNAYMLVYRQQLKESPPTVEVSDFLQELVERDNCKFEEWCNEMAEMRKQSVARGKIKHEEVKDLYQRLPAEAGSPYDFISLEWLQKWLDKSTPPKPIDNTACLCSHRKLHPDKICIVKRISEYAADFFYRKYGGGPRLNALCKDCVVERCRILRLKNQLNEDHKTVTNLLKITVKGSDGFWVGKASLRSWRQLALKQLNEQDEDAEHSSGKLSGNAPNKDGGLGRVLDGAGMQVIFSSIPSVVGKDSERIKKALLINK, from the exons ATGCTCGCCACGCTGCACTGTGCTTCCTTGCCGCCTGCAACTCGTGTCGTCCGTGCTGGACCCATCTTT CGAGGACACATTCCTGTATCCTCCTATCTCCTCCTGTATCTTCCTGTATTCTGTAAGCAGAATGCCACAAGGAAGATCAGGCTGCTAAGACTTCCATGCACACTGAACCTGCAGCTGATACGTTTAATGTCTGATAGACAAACCTGccaaaggaaaaagctgaacaCCTACATTGGCTTCCCTGAGCTGCTCGACATGAAGCCTTTTATGGAACAAAAAAGTGGTGCTTATTTATATGAACTGAGTGCTATTCTCATACACCAAGGTATGAGTGCATACTCAGGGCACTACATTGCCCATGTGAAGGACCCACAGACAGGAGAGTGGTACAGATTCAATGACGAAGACACTGAGAAGATGGAGGGCAAGAAACtgcagctggggatggaggAAGATCTAGCAAAGCCTTCAAAATCTCAGACCCGTAAACCTAAATGTGGGAAAAGGATGCACTGCTCATGCAACGCTTACATGCTGGTGTACAGGCAGCAGCTCAAGGAGAGTCCACCGACGGTGGAAGTGTCAGAtttcctgcaggagctggtggaACGTGACAACTGCAAGTTTGAGGAGTGGTGCAACGAAATGGCCGAGATGCGCAAACAGAGCGTGGCCAGGGGCAAAATCAAGCACGAAGAGGTGAAGGACCTCTACCAGAGGTTACCTGCTGAAGCTGGTTCCCCGTACGACTTCATCTCTCTGGAATGGCTGCAGAAGTGGCTGGATAAGTCCACCCCTCCCAAACCCATAGACAACACCGCCTGCCTGTGCTCGCACAGGAAGCTGCATCCTGACAAGATATGCATCGTGAAGAGGATATCTGAGTACGCGGCTGACTTCTTCTATAGGAAATACGGCGGGGGACCCAGGCTGAACGCACTTTGCAAGGACTGTGTGGTAGAAAGGTGTCGAATCCTGCGTCTGAAAAACCAGCTCAATGAAGACCACAAAACCGTCACCAACTTGCTGAAGATAACAGTCAAAGGGAGCGATGggttttgggttggaaaggcGTCCTTGCGGAGCTGGCGTCAGTTGGCTCTGAAGCAATTAAATGAGCAAGACGAagatgcagagcacagcagtggaaAGCTGAGTGGAAATGCACCAAACAAAGATGGGGGTCTGGGGAGGGTACTGGATGGTGCGGGAATGCAAGTGATCTTCTCTTCTATCCCTTCAGTGGTGGGGAAGGACTCTGAGAGGATCAAAAAGGCCCTCCTCATCAATAAATGA